The Streptomyces sp. ICC1 DNA window AGCCGGAGCTCGCTCACCTCGACGCCGTGCATCCGCGAGGCGGGCGGGATCGCGAAGGACAGCAGGTGTCCGCGCAGCTTCTCCAGCGGCGCCGACTCGATCCCCAGGTCGGAGGCGGTCTCGTCGCTGTCGCCCAGCTTCAGCTTGCGCGCGAGCCACGGCAGGGTCGGGCCCTGCACCAGGGTGTAGACGACGACCAGTACGAAGACGATGTTGAAGACGCGCTCGCTGCCCTCGATCCCGGACACCATCGGGATGGTCGCCAGGATGATGGGCACCGCGCCGCGCAGGCCGGCCCACGACATCAGGGCCTGCTCCTGCCAGGGAAGCCGGAAGGGCAGCAGCGAGACGAAGACCTCCAGGGGTCGCGCCACCATGGTCAGCACCAGCCCGATGATGACGGCCGGCCAGAAGTCGTGGACCAGTTCGTGCGGGGTCACCAGCAGGCCGAGCAGGACGAACATGCCGATCTGGGCGATCCAGCCGAGCCCGTCCGCGAACCCGCGGGTGGCCGGCCAGTGCGGCAGCTTCGCGTTGCCGAGGACCATCGCCGCCAGGTACACCGCGAGGAAGCCGGAGCCGTGCGCCATCGCGCCGGCCGCGTACGCCGTGATGGCGATCGCCATGACCGCGATCGGGTAGAGGCCGGAGGCGGGCAGGGCCACGTGCCGCAGCCCGTAGGAGCCGAGGAAGCCCACGGTCAGGCCGATCGCGACGCCGATCGCCAGCTCGAGGGCGATCTTGCCTATGAGGACGTACCAGTCGTCGACCGGTCCGACGGTCGCGAAGGCCACGACCAGGATGACGACGGGTGCGTCGTTGAAGCCGGACTCGGCCTCCAGGACACCCGTGATCCGGGAGGGCAGCGGGACCTTGCGCAGCACCGAGAAGACGGCCGCCGCGTCGGTCGAGGAGACGACCGCGCCGATCAGCAGGGCCTGGCGCCATTCGAGGCCGACCAGGTAGTGCGCGCCGGCGGCGGTCACGCCCACGCTGACGGCGACGCCGACCAGCGAGAGCACGATCGCGGCCGGCAGGGCCGGCTTGACCTCTTTCCACTTCGTGCCCAGACCACCCTCGGCGAGGATCACCACGAGCGCGGCATAGCCGATCACCTGGGTCAGCTCGGCGTTGTCGAATACGACGTTGCCGATGCCGTCCTGGCCTATCGCGATGCCTATGCCGAGGTAAATGAGCAGGCTGGGGAGTCCGCTGCGCGAAGAGACGCGTACCGCCGCCACGGCGACGAGCAGAACGAGCGAGCAGACCAGCAGGAGCTCATTGAGCGTGTGGACGGTCAGCGGGCGGCCCTTTCCTCGACGTGCCTGGCGATGACGGAACGACGGGCGTCGGACGGTCGGATCGTTCCGGCTCGGGCACGGACGGCAAGTACTTCGTTACCTTACCTAATCTTTGACGCGCCCTTTACTCGGTAGCCACATTGTGAAACGCCTGCGGGGCTCTGTCCTCATGACCTCGACCCCTGGCGGATCAACGAACCCGGTCCTGCGCCTATGGTTGCTCCCAGTACTCCCAGGACCACCCTGCCCCTCTAAGGACAGCGATGCCCGCCAACGAAACCGCTCCTTCCGTCAAGAAGAAGGGACGACGCGCCCGTCTGATCGTGCTCGTCCTGGTCCTGGCGCTCGTCGCGGGCCTCGGGTACGGGGCGTACTGGAGCGTGGACAGCGTGCGCGCCTCCTTCCCCCAGACCACCGGCTCCCTCAAGGTGCCCGGCCTGACCGGGACCGTGGACGTCAAGCGCGACGCCAGCGGAATCCCCCAGCTGTACGCCGACTCCGACGACGACCTCTTCCGCGCGCAGGGCTTCGTGCACGCGCAGGACCGGTTCTGGGAGATGGACGTACGCCGCCACATGACCTCCGGGCGGCTCTCGGAGATGTTCGGCGCCGGCCAGGTCGAGACCGACGCCTTCCTGCGCACGCTGGGCTGGCGCCAGGTCGCGCAGCAGGAGTACGACACCAAGCTCTCCCCGGAGACGAAGAAGTACCTGCAGGCCTACGCCGACGGGGTCAACGCGTACCTGAAGGGGAAGTCCGGCAAGGACCTCTCCGTCGAACACGCCGCCCTCAAGCTCAACGACGACTACCAGCCCGAGCAGTGGACCCCGGTCGACTCGGTGGCCTGGCTCAAGGCGATGGCGTGGGACCTGCGCGGCAACATGCAGGACGAGATCGACCGCGCGCTGATGACGGGCAAGCTCTCGCAGGCGCAGATCGACGACCTCTACCCGCCGTACCCCTTCGACCGGAACAGGCCGATCGTCGAGGGCGGCTCGGTCAAGGGCGGGAAGTACACCCCCCAGGCCGCGGGCTCCGGCAGCCCCGTGGGCTCCCCGGGCTCCGGCGGCCCGAGCGCGGCCAACGGCTCGCAGGCCTCCGCCAACGGCTCCCAGGCCTCCGCGCGGACCGGCGCCGCCGACTCGCCGACCGGGCTGGCCGGCAACGCCACCGCCCAGGGCGCGACCGTGGGCCTGCGCACCTCGCTCACCGCGCTGGCCGACACCCTCGACCAGATCCCCGCGATCCTCGGCCCCGCCGGCAGCGGCATCGGCTCGAACTCCTGGGTCGTCTCGGGCCAGTACACGACGACCGGCAAGCCGCTGCTCGCGAACGACCCGCACCTGTCCCCGCAGCTGCCCTCGGTCTGGTACCAGATGGGCCTGCACTGCCGGACGGTCTCGGCCTCGTGCCAGTTCGACGTGGCCGGCTTCACCTTCTCCGGCATGCCGGGCGTGGTCATCGGGCACAACGCCGACATCGCCTGGGGCATGACCAACCTCGGCGCCGACGTCACCGACCTCTACCTGGAGCAGGTCAAGCCCGAGGGCTACGTCTACGACAACAAGGTGCTCCCCTTCGCCACCCGCGAGGAGGTCATCAAGATCGCCGGCGGCGGCGAGAAGAAGATCACGGTCCGGAGCACCAACAACGGTCCGCTGATCTCCGACCGCAGCGACGAGATCACCTCCGTCGGCGCGCGCGCCCCCGTCGCCAGCTCCGCCCCCGACCGCGGCAACGGCTACGGCGTCGCGCTGCGCTGGACCGCGCTGGACCCGGGCAAGTCGATGGACGCCGTCTTCAAGCTCGACCGCGCCAAGACCTTCGCCGACTTCCGCAACGCGGCCCGCGACTTCGAGGTCCCGTCGCAGAACCTGATCTACGCCGACAGCAAGGGCGCCAACGGCAACATCGGCTACCAGGCCCCGGGCCGCATCCCGGTCCGCACCACCGGTGACGGCCGCATGCCGGCCCCGGGCTGGGACTCGAAGTACGCCTGGAAGGGCTCCAAGGACTCGGCCGCGGGCTGGGTCCCGCAGGACGAGATGCCCTACGACTACAACCCGGCGCGCGGTTTCATCGTGACCGCGAACCAGGCGGTCGTGGAGAACAGCCCCGGCAAGTACCCGACCCTGCTGACCACCGACTGGGGCTACGGAGCCCGCAGCCAGCGGATCAACGACCTCATCGAGGCGAAGACCAAGGACGGCGGGAAGATCTCCACCGATGACATGCGCACCATGCAGATGGACAACAGCAGCGAGATCGCCGCGCTGCTGACCCCGCTGCTCGCCAAGATCGACGTCTCGGACCCGGACGTCCGCTCCGCGCAGAAGCTGCTCGAGGGCTGGAACTACACCCAGGAGCCGGACTCGGCGGCGGCCGCGTACTTCAACG harbors:
- a CDS encoding potassium/proton antiporter — its product is MTVHTLNELLLVCSLVLLVAVAAVRVSSRSGLPSLLIYLGIGIAIGQDGIGNVVFDNAELTQVIGYAALVVILAEGGLGTKWKEVKPALPAAIVLSLVGVAVSVGVTAAGAHYLVGLEWRQALLIGAVVSSTDAAAVFSVLRKVPLPSRITGVLEAESGFNDAPVVILVVAFATVGPVDDWYVLIGKIALELAIGVAIGLTVGFLGSYGLRHVALPASGLYPIAVMAIAITAYAAGAMAHGSGFLAVYLAAMVLGNAKLPHWPATRGFADGLGWIAQIGMFVLLGLLVTPHELVHDFWPAVIIGLVLTMVARPLEVFVSLLPFRLPWQEQALMSWAGLRGAVPIILATIPMVSGIEGSERVFNIVFVLVVVYTLVQGPTLPWLARKLKLGDSDETASDLGIESAPLEKLRGHLLSFAIPPASRMHGVEVSELRLPPGASVTLVVRDAKSFVPAPSTVLRRGDELLVVATDPVRDAAEARLRAVARGGKLAGWLGTGGEPPAR
- a CDS encoding penicillin acylase family protein yields the protein MPANETAPSVKKKGRRARLIVLVLVLALVAGLGYGAYWSVDSVRASFPQTTGSLKVPGLTGTVDVKRDASGIPQLYADSDDDLFRAQGFVHAQDRFWEMDVRRHMTSGRLSEMFGAGQVETDAFLRTLGWRQVAQQEYDTKLSPETKKYLQAYADGVNAYLKGKSGKDLSVEHAALKLNDDYQPEQWTPVDSVAWLKAMAWDLRGNMQDEIDRALMTGKLSQAQIDDLYPPYPFDRNRPIVEGGSVKGGKYTPQAAGSGSPVGSPGSGGPSAANGSQASANGSQASARTGAADSPTGLAGNATAQGATVGLRTSLTALADTLDQIPAILGPAGSGIGSNSWVVSGQYTTTGKPLLANDPHLSPQLPSVWYQMGLHCRTVSASCQFDVAGFTFSGMPGVVIGHNADIAWGMTNLGADVTDLYLEQVKPEGYVYDNKVLPFATREEVIKIAGGGEKKITVRSTNNGPLISDRSDEITSVGARAPVASSAPDRGNGYGVALRWTALDPGKSMDAVFKLDRAKTFADFRNAARDFEVPSQNLIYADSKGANGNIGYQAPGRIPVRTTGDGRMPAPGWDSKYAWKGSKDSAAGWVPQDEMPYDYNPARGFIVTANQAVVENSPGKYPTLLTTDWGYGARSQRINDLIEAKTKDGGKISTDDMRTMQMDNSSEIAALLTPLLAKIDVSDPDVRSAQKLLEGWNYTQEPDSAAAAYFNAVWRNILKLAFGDKMPKELRVEGSCMNVPEQTTGPADDLAKMVRECGTRDADSAQPDGGDRWFEVVRRLVKDEKSDWWKAPSTSRTVAATTSRDELFARAMKDARWELTAKLGKDQSTWSWGRLHQLMLKNQTIGTEGPGYLQWLLNRGPWNLGGGEATVNATGWNASSGYGVTWVPSMRMVVNLGDLDKSRWINLTGASGHAYHDHYTDQTTMWAKGELLDWPFGKDAVDRATVDTLKLTP